The following are encoded together in the Penaeus chinensis breed Huanghai No. 1 chromosome 20, ASM1920278v2, whole genome shotgun sequence genome:
- the LOC125035960 gene encoding mitochondrial ribosome-associated GTPase 1-like — translation MAGSVVRHGLCMRETFSVVNHNVAQWFPGHMAKGLNQMQRKLKSVDCIVEVHDARIPISGRNPLFEHTLSAIKPHVLVLNKMDLADLRHRNSIVRHHTREGIKHVIFTNCKRPESRGIKSIIPTVAEMIKNSERYNRSEETVYQLMVIGVPNVGKSSLINALRAKHLRKSKATQVGGLPGITQSVLEKIKVCEDPKVYLLDTPGVLAPKIQDVETGLKLALAATIKDHLVGEENIADYLLYRLNRNGNHSYVKYLNLQEPTDNIQQLLGFAAVNNGWKRKVRSQSGIQVIPDLQLSASKFLKGFRTGVFGPMMLDDVESMKS, via the exons ATGGCTGGCAGTGTAGTGAGACACGGCTTGTGCATGCGAGAGACTTTCAGCGTAGTTAACCACAATGTGGCACAATGGTTCCCTGGACACATGGCCAAAGGGCTCAACCAGATGCAGAGGAAACTGAAGAGCGTCGACTGCATTGTGGAAGTTCATGACGCGAGGATTCCCATCTCAGGAAGAAACCCTTTGTTTGAGCACACCCTCTCGGCCATAAAACCCCATGTGTTAGTCCTCAACAAAATGGACCTGGCTGACTTAAGACACAGGAACAGCATAGTCAGACATCATACCAGGGAGGGCATTAAACACGTCATTTTCACCAACTGCAAGCGGCCTGAGAGTCGTGGGATTAAGAGCATTATCCCGACCGTTGCGGAGATGATAAAGAACTCGGAGCGTTATAACCGGTCAGAGGAGACAGTGTATCAGCTTATGGTTATTGGGGTGCCAAACGTTGGCAAGTCCTCACTCATCAATGCTCTGAGGGCTAAGCATCTGCGGAAAAGCAAAGCCACCCAGGTTGGAGGGCTTCCAGGCATCACCCAGAGTGTGCTGGAGAAGATAAAA GTTTGCGAAGATCCAAAAGTGTACCTCCTGGACACCCCAGGAGTCTTGGCCCCCAAAATCCAGGATGTGGAGACAGGGCTCAAGCTAGCTCTTGCGGCTACCATCAAGGATCACCTTGTTGGCGAGGAGAACATCGCTGACTATCTCCTCTACAG GTTGAATAGAAATGGGAATCACTCATACGTCAAATATCTGAACCTCCAGGAACCCACAGACAACATTCAGCAGCTTTTAGGATTTGCAGCTGTAAA TAATGGctggaaaaggaaagtgagaagcCAGAGTGGCATCCAAGTGATTCCAGACCTGCAGCTCAGCGCGTCAAAGTTCTTAAAGGGCTTCCGCACGGGAGTTTTCGGCCCTATGATGCTGGACGACGTGGAGAGCATGAAGAGCTGA
- the LOC125035961 gene encoding ankyrin repeat domain-containing protein 49-like: MSGSSENEEGAEAGEVLEEPERPTEWTSGWDDECNDVEDDPDPHATPEREILWACENGKQSIIENILEHHPEAINATDSDGYTPLHRAAYSDHVEIVKLLLKSGASVTAKTVDGWTALHSACRWNHYRCAVVLIEGGSDVNAVSNSGQTPLHIAATNPKAHETLQLLLMNKLMKPHIKNSVGETAEDLAIRNGPYGYLFEVVNPVLNEYEQQE, translated from the exons ATGAGCGGCAGCAGCGAGAACGAGGAGGGCGCGGAGGCGGGCGAGGTGCTGGAGGAGCCCGAGAGGCCGACGGAGTGGACGTCGGGCTGGGACGACGAGTGCAACGACGTCGAGGACGACCCCGACCCTCATG CTACACCAGAACGTGAGATCCTTTGGGCTTGTGAGAATGGTAAACAGAGTATAATTGAAAACATCTTGGAGCATCACCCAGAGGCCATAAACGCAACCGACTCCGATGGATACACACCGTTGCACCGAGCAGCCTATAGTGATCATGTTGAAATTGTTAAG TTGCTTCTTAAGTCTGGTGCTTCTGTAACAGCCAAGACCGTAGATGGTTGGACGGCACTTCACTCGGCTTGCCGATGGAATCACTACAGATGTGCCGTTGTTCTGATTGAGGGTGGAAGTGATGTCAATGCAGTGTCCAACAGTGGTCAAACGCCTCTCCATATCGCAGCAACCAACCCGAAGGCTCATGAGACTTTGCAGCTCTTGCTCATGAACAAGCTCATGAAACCGCACATAAAAAATAGTGTTGGGGAGACGGCCGAGGATCTGGCCATCAGGAATGGACCCTATGGCTATCTGTTCGAAGTTGTCAATCCAGTGTTAAATGAATACGAGCAACAGGAGTAG